The Apium graveolens cultivar Ventura chromosome 10, ASM990537v1, whole genome shotgun sequence nucleotide sequence tcatgagccagagagatattatggatttctcttgactcaagatgatgatgtaatgctcatagataatgacgagcctcttacctaccaagatgctatgaacagtccagactccgagagatggctagaggccatgaaatccgaaatggaatccatgtatcaaaataaagtatggactttagttgatccacctgaaggggtaaaacctataaggtgcaagtgggttttcaagaagaaaactgacatggatggtaaagtacagacctataaagcacgactggtggcaaaaggtttcaaacaagttcatggtatagactatgatgagatcTTTTTACCAGTTGCTATGGttaagtccatcaggattttgctagcaacagttgcttactacgactatgagatttggcaaatggctttcttaaatgggagccttgaagaggatgtatacatgatacaacctgagggttttatcgatccCAAGTTTactaagatggtctgtaagtttcttcgatctatttatggattgaagcaagcctcaaggagatgaaATCGTCGTTTTCATGAAGCAttcaaagaatttggctttatttaaaatgaagatgaaccatgtgtttacaagaaggttagtgggagacatgtggcattcctagtactatatgtagatgacatattactaataagGAATGACATGCCTTCTCTACAGGCTCTTAAGACTTGGTTGGGATttagtttctcgatgaaggacttaggttatgctacctatatattagggatcaagatctatagagatagatcaaggaaattaatcggcctaagtcaaagtacatacattgacaaagtattgcatcgtttcgggatgcaagaggcaaaaagagtatatgtcccaatgtctcatgggatattgatctcaaaagacaaatgccctaaatcattagatgataagggccgtatgagcaaagtttcatatgcttcggcaattggatctataatatatgcgatgatatgtactcgtcctgatgtttcatatgccttgagcatgacgagtaAATACCAGTTTAATcctggtgagggtcactggacaacTGTCAAGAAtttcttaagtacttgaaaatgactaaagattcatttttgatatatggaggagatgagaagctggttgtaaagggttacactaaCGCCAACTTTCAGACagacagagacgattcagtatctcagtcaggtgttgtgttttgccttaatggaggtgttgtaagctggaagagttcaaagcaagagataATAGTTGATTttacaatggaagctgagtatattgctgtcaatgaagcagccaaagaggctgtttggatacgaaaattcataacgggacttggtgtggttccatcgatcacagatccagttgatctttactgtgataataatggagtcATCgtgcaggctaaagaaccaaggtcccattcccgggtaaagcatatacttaggagatatcttctccttcgagagattaatgaaagaggagatatacatatatgtaaagtgcatactgatgataatgttgcagacccactgactaaggctttgtcacagcaaaagcacgaaggtcatgctagttccatgggtattagatacatgggtgattggctctagtgcaagtgggagattgttagtgtttgtgccctagagacaacactattatgtttatattatgaaacatttggattattaattatgattataggaattattttttagtaatttattatatctttattttttgcgaaaagatgttagattaataaatgtccttggaatatgatatataaatctatatctctaagtacgtgacttagaaatgagattatgagaatagtattgatattcctaaaggtccctagtcaagtattattgttaagggacgataataaatatattgagagtagtgtgtttgttggatgatgatcacatctcattgatcataggtatggtgatactaaagtcaaaacacaggcacatgtattaaatacatggtgctggattgacccgttgtgagatactacatgtttagagtgtcataagttaatctcacagtgataatgatgtattggtcctttgacctgaaatcattatatttctatacgagaattaatatattttgatactattgaaagttatccttgaccgggtaataataaaagtagacattgggtacattatgaatcgtatgagaaatatgaatgatctagatgggatttagccctcctttattaaaggagtgatattattggcctcttgattgagtaagactataaaatgcatgtccgtgctcaaatactgatttgtttaatagtttactcattgatcaaggaaagaaggattgaactttaacagaggatgacacaatgcatgcctcgagtttgatctaaAATATAgggctaaagggattatattacattgtacattattcacgaaagatttaattgataaccgatttaattattattacttgggtaacaatgatgtattactagatgtcgttcattgtttatgattttaaattagatttaaaattgttgccaacgtaataataacgtaaagggtcacacaaagaatgattggaagattatttaataaaaattcggatttaaattaaatgtaagtaatttgaattatttgttattaattaagtgtgacttaattaattaaataaataggaaattcgaatttaatatgaaatccgaaattaagttattggatgattaagtgagactaaataatacaataattagaatttcgaatttaataataatactaactctaaaattcagtttagggttggaggcccattaactcttgcctatataatatctctttctaatagaattagggttacacgttttattgataaaacataaaaccctagcagcttgaagagagatagagagagcaagaaggcggcctcaagaacgtgctagtatacatccatcctccgggcgatcattcgtgtggataccttcaaggcgtagatcgttccatCGACGAGttacgtggtgatcattcaagacctccatctttccattaacgtaaagtttcttaaggtaaaacatctattctccgtaattatccgttcattatacatagatcctgcggtaaggattcgaaaattttatttttccgTTGCGTTTTTATGCTCGAATCCCTAAAACCACATATGGGAGGTGGTGTCTATTGATTTTGTTAAGGGACTTCCAAAGTCTAAAGGCAAGGATTTAATCCTAGTGGCTGTGATAAACTAACAAAAAACTGTCATTTGTCAGCTTTAACACATCCTTATACAGCTGCTAAGGTGGCACATGAATTTTTAGATGTTGTGGTAAGATTACATGGGATTCCCAACGCTATAATCTCATACAGAGATCCTGTTTTTCTCAGTAGCTTCTGAAAGGAGCTCTTTGCTGCTGCAGGAACGAAACTCAGGTTCAGCACCTCTTACCATCCTCAATCTGATGGTTAGACTGAAAGAGTAAATCAATGTATTGAGATGTTCCTAAGGAGTATGGTGGGAGTGAAACCGGGCACATGGGCAAGTTGGTTACCTATGGCAGAGTGGTGGTACAATACGACTCACCATTCTGCAATGGGGATGTCCCCATATCAGGCTTTATACTGCAGTGTGCCTCCATCAATTAACTATCGCCAGCTCAGATCTCATGATTCTGCAGTCTCTGCATTGTTAAGGGAGAGGACTTCAACACAACAATTGCTCAAGAAAAATTTAGTCAAAGCACAAGAGAGAATGAAGTGGTTTGCAGATAAAAAAAAGGTCAGAAAGAGAGTTCACAGTAGGTACTGAGGTGTTCTTGAAGCTACAACCTTACAGGCAGCATTCAGTCAATCTCAGGAAGAATCACAAGCTCTCTGCAAGGTATTATGTCCCATATGTGGTTACTGAAAGAGAAGGTTTCGTGGCTTATACGCTTGCCCTCCCTGATGATGCAAaaattcacaatgtgtttcatgtttctCAATTAAAAAAGAAGCTAGGCGATTTCAAGGTTGTACAGACTTCCTTACCTAGCACCGATGATTCAGGCATCATTCAACCACGACCAATAGCTATCCTGGACATAATGTTGATTAAATGAGGGACTAGACCAGCCATCAAGGTGTTGATCCAGTGGGAAAATGGCAGCCCGAATGAAACTACTTGGGAATTTATGAGAGGAATTAATGGCGAAGTTTCCAGATTTTCATCCTTGAGGACAAGGATCTTCTTAAGGGAGGAAAATTGTCatgatatttttattttattaaaagtATGGTCTTGGCGGGATATGTAACCCTTAAAACGGTGACGTTCAATTAATCTGTGTTCACAGGTGTCATCTAGTTGATCGTTAACTTGTAATGCTAGTTGTTAACAAACTTTGGCAGGTAGTGCATTGGGAGAGTTGCTTAATGACAATATATGTCCTGTGCTCCTGGTATTGGACCATTATAGAATGATATGAATTTTCTTCTTGTTTCTACTTGTTCTTAATTGTCTGCATTTTTCTTTCAAATATCTTAGTTTCTTAAAAcagaaaatcataaaaatagcaaTATCGTTACAAAGATCGTGTACAATTACAATTTTTCCAAAGTCTAGATGACCCCCATAGTTGCAGTCTTGCAGGGTAAACGACTCGTTAAAATCCCAAGTATTGACTTTTTGACTTTCGAGTTTTATAACTTGGGGACAAATGGTGTCGCATACTACAAACTGCTAATTTACTACCACGTATTTTATGCATAAAAACTCGAGACAAACAGAAGAATTAGCAAAGCATCAATGAGAGGCACTGTTATCATTTTGTTGTGCTCATGTTTACTCTCAATTCTAATGTTCTCCTTTGCAGCAGACACCGTGACTGCAAATCAAACCATTAGTGATGGACATACCATTGTGTCCGCAGGAGGAGACTTTGAAATGGGATTTTTTAGCCCCCAAGGCAATCCCAAGAATCGATATTTCGGTGTATGGTTCAAGAAGATATCAAATGGAACAGTTATATGGGTGGCAATCCCAAGAGGACTTTTCGGAGTTTTAAGTTTTATATCTTGGGACAAATGGTGTCATATACTACTAACAGCTAATTCCAAGCATTTTATGCATATAaacccaagacagacagaagatTTAGCAAAGCATCAATGGAAGGCACTGCTATCATTTTGTCGTGCACATGTTTACTCTCAATCTTAATGTTCTACTCTGCAGCAGACACGTTAACTGTAAATCAAACCATCAGTGATGGACATACCATTGTGTCCGCAGGAGGAGACTTTGAAATGGGATTTTTCATCCCGCAAGGCAATCCCAAGAATCGATATTTCGGTGTATGGTTCAAGAAGATATCAAATGGAACAGTTATATGGGTGGCTAATAGAAACTCTCCGATTTCTAACACGTCAGGTGTTGTAAGGGTCAGTAGCAGGGGAATTGTTGTAAGTACTAATCAAAGTACTACTGTCAGCATATGGAAGTCGAATTTTTCAGGATCAGTGAAGAATCCAGTGGCTCAGCTATTAGACACAGGGAACCTTGTTTTTCGTGATGAAAATGAGCAACAAAAGTTTGCATGGCAAAGTTTTGATTATCCTGTGGATAATTTTCTTGCAGGCATGAAATTTGGATTTGATTTAGTAACCGGCATTGACAGGTACTTTTCATCATGGAAAAGTGATGATGATCCATCGCCTGGTGATTATATTCATCGACTTGATAAAAATGGTTTTCCACAGCTAATTTTGTGGAAAGATTCAGATGCTTGGTATAGATTTGGACCTTGGGTTGGCTCAAGATTTAGCGGTAATTCTGTACTTAAGCCTAATGGAATCTACACAACAGGATTTGTTATAACTGAGACGGAGgcttattattattataatcgtGTCAATAGCGAATCTCCTACAACAAGGCTGACATTGGCACCAGGTGGCTTATCAAGTCGTTATATATGGAACAGAGATAAACATATTTGGACACAATATCTGACTTCACAACTGAGAGATTGTGATCGTTATGGGATTTGTGGAACAAATGGTGTTTGCAATCTTAACAAGTCTCCTAGGTGTGAATGTATGACTGGGTTTCATCCGAAAAAGCCAGAAGATTGGGCAGAAGCAGATTGGCTTAGTGGTTGTTCGCGCAAAGTTCAATTGGAATGTGGAAATGACGGAGATGGTTTTCTGAAGTATATTGGTGTAAAATTGCCAGACACACGATGGTCATGGTATAACATGAGCATGAGCCTTGCAGAATGCGAGAACAAGTGCTTGAAGGATTGCAATTGTACAGCCTATTCAAATACAGATATTCGAAATGGGGGAAGTGGATGCTTGTTGTGGTTTGGTGGCCTGATTGATATGCGAGGCTACTCATACAATGGACAGGATCTTTATGTAAGAATGCCAGCATCTGAACTAAGTAAGCAATTTTTCTGAAGCTACTGTTATTAGGTAAAACTTCAATGCTTTTTTTTATATAGTTAGTTGAACTTtcaatataatatatttttacaCAGAGGATAACAAAAAATTCAGATTAAAGAAGTACCTGCGGATTATATTAGTTCCAGTGCTTGCAATGCTAATACTAATCATAGGCAGTTTCCTGTTGTATGCATACAAGGCAAAAAGGCTTAAGAGAGAAGGTAATTAATTTGGAAACTCCAATTGTTTCAATAATATTGACACGTAGACTCGCTAAAGAATTTGTTCAGAAGATTGGATATCTGGATGTAGGGTTCTGCATCACGGAGATCATAAGACTCGCTAAAGAATTTCGTTTACACGTGCAGAAAAAGGCAGACCGCAAGAGGGGAAAGACTTAGATTTACCATCATTTAGCTTCATGCAAATTGCTAATGCCACTGATAATTTCTCCAACATCAACCAGCTTGGAAAAGGTGGATTTGGGACTGTATACAAGGTGAGGTGAAAACTTCTTCTCATATGTGTTTATCGATAAATTGTTTCCAGTTTCGTAGAGAAAGAGTCAAGATAGTAGTAATGTTTCAAAGCCTGGCATAGATTTTCCATGAACTTCATATACAAACTTGTTATTTTAAATTTGATCAAAACTACTGTTAAACCACCAA carries:
- the LOC141693264 gene encoding G-type lectin S-receptor-like serine/threonine-protein kinase At4g27290; translated protein: MEGTAIILSCTCLLSILMFYSAADTLTVNQTISDGHTIVSAGGDFEMGFFIPQGNPKNRYFGVWFKKISNGTVIWVANRNSPISNTSGVVRVSSRGIVVSTNQSTTVSIWKSNFSGSVKNPVAQLLDTGNLVFRDENEQQKFAWQSFDYPVDNFLAGMKFGFDLVTGIDRYFSSWKSDDDPSPGDYIHRLDKNGFPQLILWKDSDAWYRFGPWVGSRFSGNSVLKPNGIYTTGFVITETEAYYYYNRVNSESPTTRLTLAPGGLSSRYIWNRDKHIWTQYLTSQLRDCDRYGICGTNGVCNLNKSPRCECMTGFHPKKPEDWAEADWLSGCSRKVQLECGNDGDGFLKYIGVKLPDTRWSWYNMSMSLAECENKCLKDCNCTAYSNTDIRNGGSGCLLWFGGLIDMRGYSYNGQDLYVRMPASELKKGRPQEGKDLDLPSFSFMQIANATDNFSNINQLGKGGFGTVYKGILEEGQEIGVKRLSKDSGQGVDEFMNEVSCIAKLQHKNLVRLLGCCIEQGERLLIYEYLPNKSLDVYIFDEKMCQSLNWQKRYNIIIGIARGLLYLHQDSRLKIIHRDLKASNILLDHEMNPKISDFGLARTFGENETQASTRRVVGTQ
- the LOC141691285 gene encoding uncharacterized protein LOC141691285, which gives rise to MVGVKPGTWASWLPMAEWWYNTTHHSAMGMSPYQALYCSVPPSINYRQLRSHDSAVSALLRERTSTQQLLKKNLVKAQERMKWQHSVNLRKNHKLSARYYVPYVVTEREGFVAYTLALPDDAKIHNVFHVSQLKKKLGDFKVVQTSLPSTDDSGIIQPRPIAILDIMLIK